The following are from one region of the Aequoribacter fuscus genome:
- a CDS encoding KpsF/GutQ family sugar-phosphate isomerase yields MTLDPTAALTAAKRTFKMEAEAVANLAQKLDQQFPKACELMLASTGRIIVTGMGKSGHIARKIAATLASTGTPAHFVHPGEASHGDMGMITAQDVVVALSNSGTAVEILTLLPLLKRLGVPLIAMTGNPDSALALASDAHLDTGVETEACPLDLAPTSSTTTALVMGDALAIALLEARGFTAEDFAFSHPGGKLGRKLLLKVADVMREGYAIPRVNSATKLIDALLEISQKGLGMTTVIDQDDVLLGLFTDGDLRRTLDKGLDVTSTPIREVMTTGAKTIGANHLAAEALNIMEQNKISALVVAEGNSVRGVIHLMDLLREGIA; encoded by the coding sequence ATGACTTTAGACCCGACGGCAGCCCTCACGGCCGCCAAGCGAACATTTAAAATGGAAGCCGAGGCGGTTGCCAACCTCGCTCAAAAGCTGGACCAACAATTTCCCAAAGCCTGCGAGCTAATGCTGGCCAGCACTGGCCGAATTATCGTCACAGGCATGGGAAAATCTGGCCACATTGCTCGCAAGATTGCGGCGACCCTAGCAAGCACTGGCACACCCGCGCATTTCGTGCACCCAGGCGAAGCAAGCCACGGGGATATGGGCATGATCACAGCGCAGGACGTTGTCGTTGCTTTGTCCAACAGCGGCACTGCCGTCGAAATACTGACGCTACTCCCCTTACTCAAACGTCTAGGGGTGCCCTTAATCGCTATGACCGGCAACCCAGACTCAGCGCTTGCCCTGGCGTCTGACGCACACCTTGACACGGGTGTAGAAACCGAGGCTTGCCCACTCGATTTGGCACCAACCTCCAGCACCACGACTGCCTTGGTGATGGGCGACGCGCTCGCCATTGCCCTGCTTGAAGCACGGGGCTTCACGGCCGAGGATTTTGCATTTTCACATCCCGGCGGCAAGCTTGGCCGCAAACTTTTGCTCAAAGTCGCAGACGTCATGCGTGAAGGCTATGCGATACCCAGAGTAAACTCCGCCACCAAGCTCATTGATGCGCTCCTAGAAATCAGCCAGAAAGGTTTGGGGATGACCACGGTGATCGATCAAGACGACGTTCTGCTCGGGCTGTTCACCGATGGTGACTTGCGCCGCACCCTCGACAAAGGGCTGGATGTGACATCGACTCCCATACGAGAAGTCATGACCACGGGCGCTAAAACCATTGGTGCCAATCATCTTGCCGCTGAGGCTCTGAACATCATGGAACAGAACAAAATCTCAGCGCTGGTTGTCGCCGAGGGCAACTCCGTGCGAGGCGTCATTCATTTGATGGATTTGCTGCGCGAGGGTATCGCATGA
- a CDS encoding KdsC family phosphatase, translating into MTPFKDLQALALDVDGVLSDGRLYYGNNGEELKTFNIRDGLGIKLLQQAGITVAIITGRTSSIVARRAQELGIEHIIQGREDKLSALRELCAQLDLTIEHVAYMGDDLPDRKAIIAAGLGATVADGSDDVKAVADWCSTKAGGAGAVRDLAEIWLKTVGLWDQLVEQQA; encoded by the coding sequence ATGACCCCGTTCAAGGACCTACAAGCCTTAGCGCTTGACGTTGATGGCGTGCTAAGCGATGGCCGCTTGTATTACGGCAACAACGGTGAAGAGCTCAAAACCTTTAACATCCGCGATGGCCTGGGCATTAAACTCCTGCAACAAGCGGGCATTACCGTTGCTATTATTACCGGCCGCACCTCCAGTATCGTCGCCCGGCGCGCGCAAGAACTGGGCATTGAGCATATTATTCAAGGCCGCGAAGATAAGCTCTCTGCACTGCGTGAACTCTGCGCACAACTTGACTTAACGATAGAGCACGTTGCTTACATGGGGGATGACTTACCCGACCGTAAAGCAATTATCGCGGCAGGTCTCGGCGCGACCGTGGCCGACGGGTCTGACGATGTAAAGGCCGTCGCTGATTGGTGTAGCACCAAAGCTGGCGGCGCTGGCGCCGTGCGTGATTTAGCCGAGATTTGGCTTAAAACCGTCGGCTTGTGGGACCAACTTGTAGAGCAACAAGCCTAG
- the lptC gene encoding LPS export ABC transporter periplasmic protein LptC encodes MTRKRIQTIVLCVAAAIAWQFYDDIDMRDAPPELPRDMLQTYLKNSETVRFDTNGQAKDSVGAEEIRYFTGVARGELTNASISRTLTLSESWSASAMRGTVFEDNQTVELQGQVVLNHDSNDIQLTTDRLRLDLVKDIASTDAIVTLAHHGATTQSEGLTADLKQQSFHFTHKVTSVYAPLEP; translated from the coding sequence GTGACTCGCAAGCGCATACAAACCATTGTTCTCTGCGTTGCCGCCGCAATAGCTTGGCAATTCTACGACGACATTGACATGCGTGATGCTCCGCCAGAACTCCCACGCGATATGCTGCAAACCTACCTCAAAAATAGCGAGACCGTGCGCTTTGATACCAACGGACAGGCTAAAGACAGTGTCGGAGCGGAGGAAATTCGCTACTTCACGGGGGTCGCGCGAGGAGAACTCACCAACGCTAGCATATCCAGAACATTAACGCTCAGTGAGAGCTGGTCAGCGAGTGCCATGCGAGGCACCGTTTTTGAAGATAATCAAACCGTTGAATTGCAGGGCCAGGTTGTTCTAAACCACGACTCGAACGACATTCAACTGACCACCGATCGGCTTCGACTCGACTTAGTAAAAGACATTGCGTCCACCGACGCAATTGTTACACTGGCTCACCATGGCGCCACAACCCAATCAGAGGGCCTGACTGCTGACCTAAAACAACAGTCCTTCCACTTCACGCACAAGGTGACTTCTGTTTATGCTCCGCTCGAACCGTAA
- the lptA gene encoding lipopolysaccharide transport periplasmic protein LptA yields the protein MLRSNRNILGLLLIVLSPWVLAQSAQDPIRISADEATRSELEGITRYLGNVVLVQGTITITASSLEIDQANPEEIKIIATGSPATFVQPMVGAEPAIDAKAQTIRYEQVARKVILEQDARIQRGESIIRGPLIEYFIDEKRVQAGQDANQPKSRVEVVIPPSGSTP from the coding sequence ATGCTCCGCTCGAACCGTAACATCCTGGGTCTCCTTCTCATCGTGCTCAGCCCATGGGTTTTAGCGCAATCAGCACAGGATCCGATTCGTATCAGCGCCGACGAAGCGACACGATCTGAGCTCGAGGGCATTACACGCTACTTAGGCAACGTCGTTCTCGTGCAGGGCACCATTACAATTACTGCTAGCTCTCTGGAAATTGATCAAGCGAACCCGGAAGAAATCAAAATCATCGCGACAGGCTCACCCGCGACGTTTGTGCAGCCAATGGTTGGCGCGGAACCTGCCATTGACGCGAAGGCTCAGACAATTCGCTACGAACAGGTCGCGCGCAAGGTCATTCTCGAACAAGATGCTCGCATTCAGCGCGGTGAATCCATTATTCGCGGGCCTCTTATCGAATATTTTATAGACGAAAAGCGCGTCCAAGCGGGTCAAGATGCCAACCAGCCCAAGAGCCGCGTTGAAGTTGTCATTCCGCCCTCAGGTAGTACACCCTGA
- the lptB gene encoding LPS export ABC transporter ATP-binding protein has translation MALLRAQHLAKAYKGRSVVKDVSLQVNSGEIVGLLGPNGAGKTTCFYMIVGIVPADAGAISIDDHDLTKLALHQRAQVGLGYLPQEASVFRRLSVRDNILAILETRKELGHKAKAFLCDQLIDEFRLHAVQDTLGQALSGGERRRVEIARALALEPKFILLDEPFAGVDPISVNDIKDVVRSVAERNIGVLITDHNVRETLDLCSSAYIVGEGHIIAEGGADAILSNQRVRDIYLGEHFTL, from the coding sequence ATGGCCCTATTAAGAGCGCAACATCTGGCCAAAGCCTATAAAGGACGAAGCGTCGTCAAGGACGTGTCGCTACAAGTGAACAGCGGCGAAATCGTAGGCCTTTTGGGTCCGAACGGGGCCGGCAAGACAACCTGTTTTTACATGATTGTCGGCATTGTACCTGCCGATGCGGGCGCTATCAGCATCGATGATCACGACCTGACCAAACTCGCGCTACACCAGCGCGCGCAGGTGGGCCTCGGCTACTTACCCCAAGAAGCATCGGTGTTCAGACGCTTGAGCGTGCGGGACAATATTTTGGCAATACTGGAAACACGCAAAGAACTGGGCCATAAAGCCAAAGCATTTTTGTGCGACCAGTTGATCGATGAATTCCGCTTACACGCCGTACAAGATACCCTAGGGCAAGCGCTGTCGGGCGGCGAACGCCGGCGCGTCGAAATCGCGAGGGCCTTAGCGCTGGAGCCAAAATTCATTCTGCTTGACGAGCCTTTTGCGGGTGTCGACCCGATTTCAGTCAACGACATTAAAGACGTCGTGCGCAGTGTAGCCGAGCGGAATATCGGTGTGCTCATCACGGATCATAACGTGCGAGAAACGCTAGATCTTTGCAGTTCAGCGTACATCGTTGGTGAAGGTCACATCATCGCCGAAGGTGGTGCCGACGCCATCTTATCCAACCAACGCGTTCGCGATATCTATCTCGGCGAGCACTTCACTTTATAG
- a CDS encoding RNA polymerase factor sigma-54 — MKQSLQLKLGQQLTMTPQLQQAIKLLQLSTLDLQLEIQQAIESNPLLELEEEFADDAQILDARSREGPMDNIEDAAAETPSGKEDWDQSIPDELPVDTQWDDLLPSSSSPPPATNDDDLEFDYAQQGAAETTLQEHLLWQLNLTHWSDIDRMIAVTIIDYTDDNGRLTADLEEIYEVVAEEGDIDFDEVVAVLHGLQQFEPTGVFARDLQECLQLQLRQLPADTPNRDTANLLLTRYMAQFGAGDFKQIMRRARLTEDDLKAAIGLIQTLDPNPGHTYHSASTEYAIPDVFVSKKQDRWVVELNPDIAPKLRINDTYASMIQRADNSDQNNYLRDNLQEARWFLKSLLSRNETLMKVATKIVEHQRGFLEEGEIAMRPLILSEIAEQVEMHESTISRATTNKYMHTPRGVFELKYFFSSHVRNDDGSEHSSTAIQAIIKRLVSEESPRKPLSDSKIVTLLASEGITVARRTVAKYRDILHIPPSNERKRLV, encoded by the coding sequence ATGAAGCAGTCGTTACAGCTAAAACTCGGTCAACAGTTAACCATGACCCCGCAGCTGCAGCAGGCCATCAAGTTATTACAGCTCTCCACCCTCGATTTACAGCTCGAAATTCAACAAGCAATAGAGTCCAATCCACTGCTAGAACTCGAAGAAGAGTTCGCCGACGATGCACAGATACTTGATGCTCGAAGCCGTGAAGGCCCAATGGACAACATTGAAGACGCGGCTGCAGAAACGCCCAGCGGTAAGGAAGATTGGGATCAATCCATTCCCGATGAACTCCCGGTAGACACTCAATGGGATGATCTACTGCCCTCTTCGTCAAGCCCACCACCAGCGACCAATGACGACGACCTAGAGTTCGATTACGCCCAACAAGGTGCGGCTGAGACGACCCTGCAAGAACACCTCTTGTGGCAATTAAACTTAACGCACTGGTCAGACATTGATCGCATGATTGCGGTCACCATTATTGACTACACGGACGATAACGGACGCTTGACGGCCGACCTGGAAGAAATTTACGAGGTCGTTGCCGAAGAAGGTGATATCGACTTCGACGAGGTCGTTGCCGTATTGCACGGTTTACAGCAGTTTGAGCCCACCGGGGTTTTTGCGAGAGACCTCCAGGAATGCCTGCAATTACAGCTTCGACAACTGCCCGCTGACACTCCGAATCGCGATACCGCGAATCTACTCCTGACCCGTTACATGGCCCAGTTCGGCGCCGGCGATTTCAAGCAAATCATGCGCCGAGCTCGCCTAACAGAAGATGACTTAAAAGCGGCGATCGGTCTGATACAAACGCTCGACCCCAACCCTGGCCACACCTATCATTCGGCATCGACTGAGTACGCAATACCCGACGTATTCGTGAGTAAAAAGCAGGACCGATGGGTGGTTGAGCTCAATCCCGATATTGCACCAAAGCTGCGTATTAATGACACCTATGCCAGCATGATTCAGCGCGCAGACAACAGTGACCAAAACAACTACCTGCGCGACAATTTGCAAGAAGCCCGTTGGTTTTTAAAGAGCCTGCTCAGTCGCAATGAAACTCTGATGAAAGTGGCAACGAAAATTGTCGAACACCAGCGAGGCTTTCTAGAGGAAGGCGAAATTGCAATGCGCCCGCTCATCTTGAGCGAAATCGCAGAGCAGGTAGAAATGCACGAATCGACAATTTCACGCGCAACCACCAACAAGTACATGCACACACCGCGAGGCGTGTTCGAGCTGAAGTACTTTTTCTCTAGCCACGTACGCAACGACGATGGCAGCGAGCATTCTTCGACCGCGATCCAAGCAATCATAAAGCGCTTGGTCTCCGAGGAAAGTCCCAGAAAGCCCCTGAGCGACTCAAAAATCGTGACATTGCTAGCATCAGAAGGCATCACTGTTGCTCGAAGAACCGTCGCCAAATACAGAGATATTTTGCACATCCCACCGTCAAACGAGCGCAAACGCCTTGTTTGA
- the hpf gene encoding ribosome hibernation-promoting factor, HPF/YfiA family: MQLTVSGHHVDVTDALRNYVANKFERLERHSDHITKVDVTLIVEKAAQKAEASIHVAGADLFAASEAEDMYAAIDLLADKLDRQVIKHKQKARGH, translated from the coding sequence ATGCAATTGACTGTAAGCGGACATCACGTTGACGTTACCGATGCTTTGCGCAACTATGTCGCCAATAAGTTTGAGCGCCTAGAACGCCACAGTGATCACATCACCAAGGTCGACGTCACCCTGATTGTTGAAAAAGCGGCACAAAAAGCCGAGGCCTCAATTCACGTAGCGGGTGCTGATTTGTTCGCCGCCTCTGAGGCGGAAGATATGTATGCTGCTATCGATTTATTGGCCGACAAGCTCGATCGTCAAGTCATCAAGCACAAGCAGAAAGCCAGGGGGCACTGA
- a CDS encoding PTS sugar transporter subunit IIA has translation MSGILTHLLSTHRLDTHLEVSSKKRLFEEIAERIQHDYPEITARSTFNRLLAREKLGSTGLGQGIAIPHARLEGAPEIIGVFFTLSQGIEFDAPDDQNVDLVFALLVPENEEQEHLTTLATLAGLFQNPNFCRDIRAARTAEALLKALKTWEANT, from the coding sequence ATGTCTGGCATACTCACCCATTTACTATCCACTCATCGACTGGACACCCATCTTGAGGTGTCCAGCAAAAAACGCTTGTTTGAAGAAATCGCTGAGCGAATTCAGCACGATTACCCCGAGATTACCGCGCGATCAACGTTCAATCGCCTACTCGCCCGCGAAAAACTCGGTAGTACCGGATTAGGACAGGGCATCGCTATTCCTCATGCGCGCCTAGAGGGTGCACCTGAAATCATTGGTGTATTCTTCACCCTAAGCCAAGGCATCGAGTTCGATGCACCCGATGATCAGAATGTCGACTTAGTCTTCGCCTTGTTAGTCCCCGAGAATGAGGAACAAGAGCACTTGACTACGCTGGCAACCCTGGCTGGGCTGTTCCAAAACCCCAATTTCTGCCGTGATATTAGAGCGGCTCGTACGGCCGAGGCACTGCTCAAAGCCCTGAAAACGTGGGAAGCAAACACGTGA
- the rapZ gene encoding RNase adapter RapZ, producing the protein MNNCPLVIISGRSGSGKSTALHLLEDEGFYCIDNLPLGLLEQLLQEIESDHFAHFKGVAVCIDSRNAWTNVGDLSNILAAIPERTQGSILYLDALDPILITRYSETRRRHPLTNQRTTLSDAIAQERELLEPVLEAASIVVDTSEMTIYELRDTIRQRLLGAKKGELSILFQSFGFKKGIPSDADLVFDVRMLPNPHWIKELRLLNGTDQGVVDFLSQQESTQRLFDDIRSFVERWLPSYSESNRSYVTVAIGCTGGQHRSVFMAQQLFQHFSASLSNIHVRHRELLSREE; encoded by the coding sequence GTGAACAACTGCCCTTTAGTGATTATTAGCGGTCGCTCAGGCTCGGGTAAAAGTACCGCCCTACATCTGCTTGAAGACGAGGGGTTTTACTGTATAGATAACTTGCCTTTAGGGCTGTTGGAGCAGCTTCTACAGGAAATCGAAAGCGATCACTTTGCTCACTTCAAAGGTGTCGCGGTATGCATTGACTCGCGCAACGCCTGGACGAATGTGGGGGATCTTAGCAACATTTTAGCCGCCATCCCCGAGCGCACTCAGGGCAGTATTTTATATTTAGATGCCCTCGACCCTATACTAATTACGCGCTATAGCGAGACCCGACGCCGCCATCCGCTCACCAATCAGCGCACCACCTTATCAGACGCCATTGCGCAAGAGCGTGAACTGCTAGAACCCGTGCTCGAGGCTGCGTCTATTGTGGTGGATACCAGCGAAATGACCATTTACGAATTGCGTGACACCATTCGTCAACGACTTTTAGGGGCAAAAAAAGGCGAGTTGTCCATACTGTTCCAATCGTTTGGGTTTAAAAAAGGCATCCCCTCAGACGCCGATTTGGTCTTTGACGTCCGAATGCTGCCCAATCCGCACTGGATTAAAGAACTACGACTTCTTAACGGTACCGACCAAGGAGTTGTCGATTTTTTAAGCCAGCAGGAATCAACACAACGTTTATTCGATGACATTCGTTCCTTCGTCGAGCGCTGGCTACCGTCGTATAGTGAGAGCAATCGGAGCTATGTCACGGTGGCTATCGGATGCACCGGCGGCCAACACCGTTCGGTGTTCATGGCGCAGCAACTCTTCCAACACTTCAGCGCCAGCCTGTCGAATATTCACGTACGTCACCGCGAATTACTATCGCGCGAGGAATAA
- a CDS encoding HPr family phosphocarrier protein encodes MIEAQIEIINKLGLHARAAAKFIACTGQFGSACRVGKDPKSLVDGKSIMAVMMLAAAKGTVLHVCIEGKDEAEAWEALKTLINKRFDEGE; translated from the coding sequence ATGATCGAAGCACAAATTGAAATCATTAACAAATTGGGCTTACACGCACGAGCGGCAGCGAAGTTCATTGCGTGTACGGGACAATTCGGTTCGGCCTGTCGAGTAGGCAAAGACCCCAAGAGCTTGGTGGATGGCAAAAGCATCATGGCTGTTATGATGCTCGCCGCTGCGAAAGGCACCGTTTTACATGTCTGCATCGAAGGGAAAGATGAAGCAGAGGCGTGGGAAGCCCTCAAAACACTCATTAACAAACGCTTTGATGAAGGCGAATAA